One genomic segment of Choristoneura fumiferana chromosome Z, NRCan_CFum_1, whole genome shotgun sequence includes these proteins:
- the LOC141431807 gene encoding neuroligin-1-like isoform X2, with translation MISKFKQKQAEREPLFKQKKECLDAVTKFVGFLNPRSDEYPRSPANYGLMDQIAALHWIKENVAVFGGDPTNVTLMGHGTGAACVHFLLTSLAVPEGLLFHRAILMSGSGLSPWSLVADPNRYAAIVATHANCSPELTPPALLRCLRERPLEALISAPAQAPDFSYAFGPSVDGVVIDTGDLLINPENGYDWGGQSRLPVGKQTQNAINIINAVLMRKSAIAQLTKYDLMLGVTKAEAYFAFSGDDVQYGIEADRRSKILKSFVRNTYSYHLSEILATIINEYTDWERPVQHPINIRDETLEALSDAQVVAPIVLTADTHSALRRNSYLYVFDYQTKYGDYPQRQGCIHGEELPYIFGAPLVGGLAHFPRNYTKAEVALSESVMLYWGNFAKTGNPNEAQESDPIRAGRQERARMKNIEWTAYEAVHKKYLNVDTKSKLKNHYRAHRLSFWLNLVPDLHRPGGEDVPLSHHQLDSDEPSQQPTIKTYSPPLKKTTDLVLIDTGIATKVPIISVINITSPLNFNIIGMNAPTQSSVGGVEVHKSDSPTNSPPEDGFAAYSTALSVTIAIGCSLLILNVLIFAGVYYQRDKTRMNGQDGHSNGSHLKKRVENGQMPNNICGDLEGALTYQTSLKNDPATILSHHHTHSHHQLPPPEFADLPGNNVGGMATLPRAPPPPKLGKSNINTLASGQLPENQPLLSAHQMQMINTSTLTKKNTQLNAKSNVTMEELRV, from the exons atgataagcaaattcaaacaaaaacaagcagagagGGAACCCttgttcaaacaaaaaaaagagtgtttagatgcggtgaccaaatttgtag GATTCCTGAACCCACGCTCGGACGAATACCCTCGGTCACCGGCCAATTACGGGCTGATGGACCAAATAGCAGCGTTGCACTGGATCAAAGAGAACGTAGCGGTGTTCGGAGGCGATCCCACCAACGTCACGCTCATGGGCCACGGCACAGGAGCAGCATGCGTGCACTTTTTACTTACCTCACTGGCTGTTCCAGAAG GTCTTCTCTTTCATAGAGCAATTCTTATGTCTGGGTCTGGTCTAAGTCCATGGTCGTTGGTGGCAGATCCGAACAGATACGCTGCTATAGTTGCTACACATGCAAACTGCTCCCCAg AACTCACACCCCCGGCTCTCTTGAGGTGTTTACGCGAGCGCCCGTTAGAAGCGCTTATATCAGCACCAGCCCAAGCTCCAGATTTTTCATATGCATTTGGTCCAAGTGTTGATGGAGTCGTCATTG ATACTGGAGATCTCCTCATAAACCCAGAAAATGGATATGACTGGGGCGGACAGTCGCGTCTACCTGTGGGGAAACAAACGCAAAACGCAATCAACATTATTAATGCCGTGTTGATGCGAAAAAGTGCAATCGCTCAGCTTACTAA ATACGACCTCATGCTGGGCGTGACGAAAGCCGAAGCTTATTTCGCGTTCAGCGGTGATGATGTTCAATACGGGATAGAAGCTGATAGAAGatcgaaaatattaaaatctttTGTTAGAAACACATATAGCTATCACTTATCCGAAATTTTGGCTACAATAATTAACGAATACACGGATTGGGAAAGACCCGTGCAACACCCGATCAATATAAG GGATGAGACTTTAGAAGCATTGAGCGATGCCCAGGTTGTGGCTCCAATAGTTTTGACGGCTGATACGCATTCAGCTTTGCGCCGAAACTCGTATCTCTACGTTTTTGATTACCAAACCAAATATGGAGATTATCCGCAG CGTCAAGGTTGCATTCACGGCGAGGAACTGCCCTACATATTTGGCGCCCCGTTAGTAGGCGGGTTGGCGCACTTCCCCCGGAATTATACTAAGGCCGAAGTGGCATTATCGGAATCAGTTATGCTGTACTGGGGAAATTTCGCCAAGACTGG GAATCCTAATGAAGCTCAAGAAAGTGATCCAATACGAGCAGGGAGGCAGGAGAGAGCCAGAATGAAAAATATCGAATGGACGGCGTACGAAGCTGTTCAcaagaaatatttaaatgtagATACGAAGTCTAAATTGAAAAATCACTACCGGGCTCATAG ATTGTCATTCTGGCTGAACTTAGTGCCAGATCTCCATCGGCCGGGCGGCGAAGACGTCCCACTATCTCATCATCAGCTGGATAGTGATGAACCATCTCAACAGCCTACGATTAAAACATATAGTCCACCGCTTAAGAAAACGACTGATCTAGTTCTAATAGATACGGGCATCGCAACCAAGGTTCCTATAATAAGCGTAATTAACATAACGTCACCTTTGAACTTTAACATAATAGGAATGAATGCTCCTACGCAAAGTTCGGTTGGAGGTGTGGAAGTTCATAAATCTGACTCGCCAACAAACTCTCCACCCGAAGATGGATTTGCTGCATACTCCACTGCCTTAAGTGTGACCATAGCTATAGGTTGTTCTTTGCTTATACTGAATGTACTTATATTTGCTGGCGTATATTACCAAAGGGACAAAACAAGAATGAATGGACAGGATGGTCACTCCAATGGTTCCCATTTAAAGAAACGAGTTGAGAATGGTCAAATGCCTAATAATATATGCGGAGATCTCGAAGGCGCTTTGACTTACCAAACTAGTCTAAAAAACGATCCGGCTACAATTTTGAGCCATCATCATACCCATTCTCATCACCAATTGCCACCTCCTGAGTTTGCAGATTTGCCTGGTAATAACGTTGGAGGCATGGCGACACTGCCTCGAGCACCGCCACCTCCAAAATTGGGAAAAAGCAATATAAATACATTAGCAAGTGGTCAACTGCCAGAGAATCAGCCATTGCTGTCAGCTCATCAAATGCAAATGATCAACACTAGCACGTTGACTAAAAAGAATACTCAGTTAAACGCCAAGTCTAACGTGACAATGGAAGAATTACGAGTGTGA